The DNA sequence TCCGCCGTGGGCCTGTCGTCCACGATGCGGCCGTCCTTGAGCACAATCACGCGGTCCGCCCACATGGCTACGTCCGGCGCATGCGTCACCAGCACGAAGGCGCAGCCCTGCGTACGGTGCAAATCCCGGAACAGGTCCCCCATGAGCCGGGTGTTTTCAGAATCCAGATTGCCCGTGGGTTCATCCGCCAGCACCAGCGCCGGGCCGGAAACCAGCGCACGGGCAATCGCCACCCGCTGCTGTTCCCCGCCGCTGAGCGTATCCGGCATGGCGTGCCGGCGGTGGGACAGCCCCACTTTTTCAATCATGGTGTCCAGAGTGGAAGAGGCCACTTTTTTGCCCCCCGCCAGGGAGGGCAGCAGGATGTTTTCCTCCACGTTCAGGGTTCCCACCAGGTTGAACATCTGGAAGATGAACCCCACGCGGTCGCGCCGGTACACTGTCAGGGCGGCATCAGACATGGAGCCGAGGTCCAGCCCATCCACCGTCACCGTGCCGGAATCCGGAGGCAGCAGCCCCCCCAGCACGTTCAGCAGGGTGCTTTTTCCGGAGCCGCTCGCGCCCATGACGGCGACGAACTCTCCCTGGTTCACGGTAAGGCTGATGTCTTTCAGCACGGCTATGTCCTCGGAACCGGACTTGAAGCTGCGCTTGAGGCGGGTGACGGAAATGACGGGGGAACTCATGGCTGGAAGGAATGGTTAGAAGGCAGTCTTCACGCCTACTTCAAACGTGCGGGGCTCTCCCACCGTGCACTGCACGGCGTGGCGGGTGGACTGCACGTACTTCTTGTCGAAAATGTTGTATACGGCCAGCCTCAGGGTGGCATCCTTCAGCCATTTGGTTTCCGGCAGGGGGATTTCCACCGTGAAGTCAAACACGCTGTAGGAAGGTATGGTATAATTATCCGCAATCTTTGCACCGCGGAACGTGGCGTAGTAGGAATCCTTGCAACGGTAGCCCAGGCCCAGCACCGTGCCGTTCAGCAGGCCGCCGTCAATGCGGTATTTCTGCCAGAGGGCCAGCGCATTCGGAGCGATGGTGGGATACACTTCCCCGGAGGTCCGGTTCTTGGTGCGGGTGTAGGTGTAGGAAAGGTAGGAACTCCAGTTCTTGGTGATTTCCCCGTTCAGGGAAAGTTCCACGCCTTCCGCCCTCTTGGAGCCGTCCGAATAGTACCGGTTGGTATATCCGTCTATGGCTACGGGAGTGTTATTCTGGATGATGTCAAACCAGGAAGCGGAGAACCACACCTTGTCCACCGGGCTGACCCGGAAGCCGAATTCCATCTGGTCCGTACGCCAGGAATCGGTCAGTTCCTTCCCGTTTTCATCCAGATACCCGAAATTGGGGGCGGAAGTACGGGCCGCATTGGCGAACAGAGCTACGCGCTCACCGAACATGCGGGTAATTCCGAAACGGGGGCTCCACGCAAACGCGTAATTATTGTCCAGGCTGAAATGCGCGTCCCCGCGCACGCCGGCCAGGAAACGCCACTGTCCGTAGCTAAGGACATCCTGCAGCAGGACGCCCGCCCGCTGAACCACGGTATCCGTCGCATTGGCTCCGGAATAGTCGCGCCCGGCGGGGAAAAAGGGCGGAGGATTGTACAGGGAGAAATAGCCGTTCGTGTTCGCGGTAGCGTTCGTCACCAGGCTGGAACCGTCGCCATAGGTGCTGCTCCCCGTGTAGGAAACGCCCATCAGGGCTTCATGCTCCACCTGTCCGGTCTTGAACTCCGCCAGCGCGTTGGAATAGAAATTCCAGTTGATGTTCCACTCGTCGCTCCACGCGGCTTCGTATTTGGCCTTTCCGGAAGCAATCATCTGGTTGTAATAATCCTCCGTGCTCATTCCGCGTCCGGCGGAAGAAGAAATGCCCCAGACATTGTAGTCCACATCGCTGTACCCCATGCCGCCGCCGATGCGGATTGTCCAGACCTTCTCCAGCTTGCGCTCGAAATCCAGCATCGCCAGCAGGGATTTGGCATTGAGCCTTCCGCTCGGAGAACCGTACCAGGCGTCATACGGCCCCACAAAGTGGCCGCCCAGCACGGGGATGCCCATCGTCGTCGGCGAATTCTGGTACTGGAAACTGGTCGTCAGCACCGTCTTGGTACGGGAATCATGCTGCCAGCGGAAAATGGGGGAAACCGTGTACTTCTGGCCACCGTTGGCTCCGTTGCTCAGCCAGAACGGGCGTTCATACTCGGCGGCTACCACCGTGCGCAGGGCAAAACCGTCCGTTTCATTACCCCTGTACCGGGTGTCGTCAATAGTTACGCGGTACTTCTGCCCATGATGGGAAAGACGGGCGTAAGCCGTCAACTCCGTTCGTTCCTCAAAATCAGGCGCCTTCAGGATCAGGTTAATGGAACCGCCGGCGCCGTATGCCCCGAGCGTACTGGTCTGGCCGCCGGAAATGGACCCGATGGGGCCTTTGACAATTTCAATATTTTCTATCAGGGACGTATCCATGCCGTATCCCATGCCGCGGGGAAGAGGCATGTTGCCTATCTGCACATCGGTGCCGGCAAAACCGCGGATGGTGTACTGGTCCGCCGTGCGGGACAGCAGCATGTCTCCCCCCGTATTGACGGAGGAATCCATGCGCAGGGCCTCCACCAGGGAATCGGAACCCTTGGAATCCATCAGATCCCGCGTAATAACGTTTACCGTTTGCGGAACTTCTTCCGTCTTCATGTTCGTGAGGGTGGCGGAACTGACCGTCTCCGCCCGCAGGGACTTGGAACGGATGGTCATCACGCGTTCCGGCATTTCCTGCACGCCCTCCTCTGCGGCGGCGGGTTTAGTCTCGGCATAGGCGGACTGCCCGAGGACAAGCAGGCTCCCAATGGCGGCGGCACGGTGCAAACCGCGCCCCTGGCGGCGGCGGCGAGGGGTATTCATGTTGGATAAACGCATGGGGCAAGTATAAAACGGAACATCGGGCCGTCCATCCCGGATTGTTAACAATTTGATAACAGGCTGTTCCTTTCCCTTCCTGCAAAGGCACATCCGGCAGCAGAACGCCCCCGGCGCCTCTCACAGGCCAAGAGCCTGCGCCCGGCTCTCCGCCGCGGCCTTCAGCCATTTCCGCAGCGCCTCCTTGTCTCCGGAGGCCAGCCGGTTCCGCACCTCCCCCAACTGGGACAGGGCTTCGTCCAGCCGGTCCAGGACGGCGGGGGCATTCTCCGTCAGGATTTCCGCCCACATGGACGGTTCCCCCATGGAAACGCGGGTGGTATCGCGAAAACCGCCGGCGGACACCAGCCCCAGCAGCTTCACATCCCCCCCGTCCAGGGCGGTGTGGACGCACAGGGCGGACAAGGCATGCGGTATATGGGAAATGCGGGCTACGGAAGAATCATGGTCCGCCGCTTTCATGCGGATGCAGTGGCAGCCCACGCGCTCCCAGAACCGCTGGAGCAGCAGCAGCATGTCTTCATGCACGTGCTCGTCATTGGTCAGAATGCACGTGGCGTCCCGGAAAAGTTCCCCGGAGGCATGCTCCATGCCCTGCTTTTCAGAACCGGCCATGGGATGGGAGCCGATAAACGCCACGCCGGTTTCCGTCAGAGCGGAGCCCACGGACTGGTGGACGCAGCCCTTCACGGAACCCACGTCCGTCACCAGCACGCCCGGTTTCAGCAGGGGGAGCATTCCGGAAACGAGGCGGGACATCACGCCCACCGGGGTAGCCAGCACGACCAGGTCCGCGCCTTCCACCACCTCTTCCAACCGGGTGGAGGCGGCATGGGCGGCTCCGGAAGAGCGGGCATATTCCAGCGGCTCCTCCCTCCTGCCCCACAGGCGCACGTGGACATGCGGCAGCTGCTTCCTGACGGCAAGCGCCAGGGAACCGCCCAGAAGGCCGGGGCCGAGAATGGCTACGGAGGAAAAGGAAAGCTGTTTTCTGGAAGCTTCGCTCATGGTTTCACAGGGGGTAGAATACACCAGCGCCCCGGAACATACAGCATGTTCAGGGGCGCGGGCATCATCTTTTCGCGGCGGCCGCATCAGGGCACGCGGAACTTCTTGATCTCGTTCGGGAAGTTGGTGTCCCGCAGCACGGTACCGGAAGGGTAGGGCTTGTTGGTGCCCCGGTTCAGAATCTTGATCTTCTTGGTGCGGTCATACGGGCTGACCACCACCGTGGGGTCCGCCGTGGGCCACGCCACGGGAATGGAGGAGGCAGTGGAGGGCTCCACGGGCCTGGGAGCGGCAATGCCGGAATTGGCAGAGTCACTCACGGGATTGGGAACGACAGGCTTGGGCGCAACGGGCGGCGGAGGCGTGATATTGTTGGTGCCTCCCACCATGTTGCCGATGGTGCCGGAATTGGTCTGGGCCGGATCCGGATTGAAGCCGGAATTCTGACCCGCTACCGGATCCAGAGAATTTTCACGCTGAATCTCATTCAACAGGCTGCTGCCCTGGGCGCCCATGGCGCCGGAGCCGGACGGATAGACATTTTCCGTAGGATAAATGCCGATGGGGCGTTCATTCACGCGTTCCGTTTCACAGGAAGGCAGAAGGATTGCGCCTGCGGCCAGCAGCACGCCTATCGTCTGGGAAGTATTCATATGATCTCTCTTCGGGTGATAGCTTTCTGCCAGCATCCTACGGCCCCCTACCTTCATGTCAACCATAAAGCCTGTTTGCCGAACCGCTTCATGACAAGGATTCTCCGGCTTCCGGCCCCTCATCCGTGCAAAGCCGTACGGGGCTGCGGCGCTCCACGGGGGTTTTCAGGCCCGGTGGCGCGTCCTCCGCTTCACTGCGGGAATACACGCTTTCACCTCCGTCCGGCCATGGCCGTTCCACCGTCCCCGCATCCTTTTCCTTTCCAAAAATCGGGAAAAAGCCTCCTGCACGCCTTCCCCGGAGCGCTCCGGTACGGAAACAGATTATCCTTCCCTACCCCCTGTGATCTGCTACAATCCGCCCCACATGGATGACGTACAGACATCTAAGAAAAAAATGCCCTCAAAAAAGGAATGGAGGGGCTTTTATTCCCTGATTCTCATTCAAGCCCAGAACGCCTTCAATGAAAAAGCCGCCCAGTTCCTGCTGATTCCCCTGGGCGTCTGGCTGGCCGCCAACAGCGCCGTGTACGGGCCGGACTCCTGGGTCAACTCCCTCCAGTACATCCTTGCCTGCATCTTCGTACTGCCCTACATCCTGTTCTCCCCCTTCGTCGGCTGGCTGGCGGACTGCTTCTGCAAGGCCCGCATCATCCAGTTCATGTCTTTCCTCCAGATCCTGGTGCTGGGGGCCATGTTCCTGTGCTACAAGTATGAGAACATTGAAATGGCCGTCTTCTGGTTCTGCGTCTTCTCCGTCCAGGCGACCATCCTGAGCCCGGCGAAAAAGGGGGTGGTGAAGGACATGGTGGGCTCCCGCCAGCTTGGCTACGCCTCCGGGCTGATGGAAATGAGCCTCATCCTGTCCATGCTGGCGGCGCAGATCGGCATCTTCGTCTGGTTCGACATCCTGCAAGTTTCCTCCAACGACGGCTGGGAAGCCGCCGCCTTCCCCACGCTCATCCTCACCTGCATCGCCGTTCCCGTAGCCATTGCGGCCCTGTCCCTTCCCCGGTACCCGGCCAACCAGACCCGGAAATTCGAGTGGAAGCTCTTTTACGAGCACTTCGTGCAGCTCAAGTACCTGTGGAGTCAGCGGGACCTGAGGCTCAGCGAAATCGGCGTCTCCTACTTCTGGTTCCTGGCCGGGGCCCTGATGCTCATCTCCCTCCAGATCGCCCAGGAGCACCCCATTGACGGCACCGGATTCAGCATGTCCGCGGCCATTCTCATGGCGTGGCTCAGCGGCGGCACGGTGGTGGGCGGCGTCATAGCCTCCATCATTTGCCGTAAAAAAATTGAACTGGGCCTCATCCCCCTGGGCGCGATCGGCTTCACTATCGGCTGCATCTTCCTGTCCTTCTTCGCTCCTGGCTCGCTGCCCAGCAACATCGGCTTCGGTATCACGGGAGCCTTCGCCGCCGCGTACCTGGTGCCGCTGAACGCTCACCTCCAGGACAACTGCGATCCCTCCAACCGCAGCACGGTCATCGCCGCGGGCAACCTGATGGACTGCCTGATGGGCCTGGTGGCCGTCGGCTTCCAGCTCATGCTCAGGAACATCTTCTCCATCCAGAACCAATTCTGGGTGCTGGCCGCCCTGGGCGTGGTCATCACGATTGTGGCGTTCCGTCTCATTCCCCGCGAATTCATCCGCATGATGGGCCTCTGGATCATGAGGATCGTCTACCGCTCCCGCATCATCCACCAGGACCGCATTCCGGAGGACGGCGGAGCCATCATCGTCTCCAACCACGTCACGTACGGGGACGCGCTGTTCCTTTCCCTCATCTGTCCGCGGCCCATCCGCTTCATCGTGGCGGAGGAATTCGTAGCCATCCGCTGGCTCGGCTGGATTCTGGAACTCTTCAACTGCCTCCCCATTTCCTCCCGGAATCCCCGGGAATCCCTGTCCAAGGCCATTCAGGCCCTCAAGGCCGGAGAAGTGATCTGCATCTTCCCGGAAGGCCAGCTCACCCGCACGGGCACCCTGTGCGCCGCGCGCAGGGGGCTGGAAATGCTGGCGAAAAAATCGCGCTGCCCCATCGTTCCCATCTACATGGACGAGCTGTGGGGGAGCATCTTCTCCTACTCCGGCAACCGTTTCTTCTCCAAGGCCCCCCTCCATGTCCCCTACCGCTTCACGGCCGCCATCGGAGAACCCATTGCGCCTGATGCCGTCAACCCCCGCATCGTCATCAACACCCTGCGGGAGCTCTCCTCCACCTGCCTGGAAATTGCCGCCAGCATCGGCAGGGACACCATCCTGAACCACCTGGAGCGCATCGCCCACAAGCCGCTCGTTTTAGCAAAAAACGCGCGGCTCACCGGGTATGAAATAGCCGAATGCCTGATGAACGACACCGTGGAGGCGGACCACCCGGAACTCAGGAAGTGGCTGGCCACCCTGCTGGACAGCTCCCGCTCCCAGAGCCGCCTGTGCGACTTCTGGATGAACGCCCAGCAATTGGAGCGCGTGAACTCCCTCCAGCCCCGGGAACTGCTGCTCACCAGCGTGGGGCATGACGAAGTGCATGAAACGGTGGCATCTGTCCTGTGGCCCATCCTCACCAGCACCCCCGTGTACCTCATCAGCGACGGAGACCACAGCATGCCGGAGGGCATCAAGCAGGTGACGGGCTCCGACTTCCTGCGCCGAAGGCTGTACAGCCTGGTTCCGGAAACGCGCACGCCGTTTTACGATTTCAGCGGCTCCGGAGACCTGGTGCTTCCCAACATCGGGTGGCGCCCCTGCTTCGCCACGGACCGCGGCATCATTCTGGCCATGTCCATGAAAAGGAGCGTCTTCAAGCTGGATGACGGCACCGTGCAGCTCGGCATGCGGGCCAGAACGCGAGGACGCCTTCTCCCGGGCTTTTACCTGAATCCCCCCCTCTCCAACGTTATCGCCGGGGCTACGCTCCCCACCCCATATTCCCTGCCGCCCAACCTGTATCTGGACGAGTCAGGCTTCCTGGCGGAACTCCAGTCTTCCAACCATGAACAGTAACTCATCATCCCGCCTCCCCATTCCGCAGTATGTAATGACGCTGGCGCATGCGGCCGCCCTGCGCTCGGAAGACCCCTACCGCAAGGTGGGAGCTGCCGCCCTGGATGCGGACAACCGCGTGATCGGCACCGCCTACAACGGCCTGTACCCCGGCTTCAAGGCACAGGACACCTTCTGGGCCAGCCGGGACGAACGCCAGAAATACATGCTGCATGCGGAAATCAACCTGTGCAGCCTGTTCCGCAGGGGGGAGGCGAAGGTGGTGGCATGCACCACGATGCCCTGCACCTCATGCATGCAGGCGCTGTGCGCCCATGGCGTTAAAACCATTTATTACTGCGAGCCGTATGACAAGTCCGAGGCTCCGGCCATTGCCAGCCTTTACGGCGTGGAGCTGATCCAGGTCACGGATTACCCGCTCAGCCAGCACTTTCCCCTCGTCCTGGACTGCTGATCTGCGGAAACTCAATCCCGGTGCACGCGGCACGTCCAGCCGGCCATGGGGCGCGGAACGCCGTCAATGGAGAAATCAATGTCCGGTCCGGTTTCCGTAACGGTTCCGGAGACAATCACGCCCGTGCTCCTTTCAGCATCGTCAAAGGAAATATTCACGTCCGCCATGGCGCAGGCGGCGCGGCTGTTGGAAGCCGGCACAATATTCAAAACCCCGGAATTCGCGCCTTCATTGAACCGGTACGTGTAAACCCCATCATACACGATTCTCGTCTCCATCTTGATGACGTCCACATCCCGTCCGCCGAACTGAAGCCTGAACAGCATGTCCCCTCCCTCAAAGAGGCTTACCTGCTGACCACTGAGGGAAACGCTCCCGTCATCCCCTGATTTTCCCGAACCGCCGCCGCATCCGCACAAAAGCCCGCACACTGTTACAGGAACCAAACACAAAACAGGGAAAAATTTCTTCATGCCCGGAAAAATGCACAACCTGACAATATAAGTCAAGTTCACTCAATTATTATTACATTTTTCCAACATTTTTTAACATCATAAAAAAACCGCCTGTTTTCACAGGCGGCCTCAAGAAAACACAGGCGGCTGTCAACCCACCCAGTTCCAGGTGATGGGAACTTCAATATCGGGATGCAGGCTGTGCTTGACGGGGCAGCTCAGGGCGGCCTGTTCCAGCAGCTTCCTGTCCGGATGATCGGCTGGGAGGGGCACGGTGATGACCACTTCCAGCTTGCCGATGCGGCGCGGGTCAGCATTCATGTGCTTGCCCACTTCCACCGTCATGCCTTCCAGCTTAATTCCTTTGCGTTCGGCCACAATGCCCATGATCGTGCTCATGCAGCCGGCGAGCGCCGCGCCTACCAGGTCCGTGGGGGAGAAGGACTCGCCCTTTCCATTGTTGTCCACGGGGGCATCCGTGGAAAGCTTGGCCCCGGAAGGCTCATGAACCATGGAGCAGTGGAGGCCGCCCTCGTACGTCGTTTTAGTTTTTACCATGACCCTATTTTATACAAGGCGCCGCACCATGCAACACACAAACATTGAATCCCCCCTTTCTTTATGGTAACCGCCTTTGTTATGAGAAACTTTTTGAAAGCCGCCGCCGTTTCCCTGGGTATTTTTGCCGGGGGAGCAGGTACGGGGGCGGCACAGGACTTCGGAGCCATGAACTTCGGCGGCGCGGGAGATTTTGGAACGCCCCAGGCATCCGGAACCTCCAAGGCTACAGTCACGTCCTACGGAGAAACTCCCTTCGTCATCGTGACGGAGCTGACTCTGCCGGACCACTGGCACGTCTACTACAAGAATCCGGGAACGGTAGGGCTGCCCATGGAAGCCGCGTTCAAAGCCGTTCCCGGCTTCCGGGTGGAAGGCCCCTTCTGGCAAATTCCGGAATTGGGGAAAGGACTCGTGGATTTTTACGGTTACAGCGGGAAGGCGAAAATGGCCTTCCGCGTGACTCCTGAGAAGGACGCCCCCGCGGAAACGACCTTCACCACCACCATGACGTGGCAAATGTGCGCGGAACAATGCGCCGCACCGGAGACCAAAGACTTCAGCGTGACGCTGAAACGCGGAGACGGACAGGCCGCCCCCGACGCGGCCGAACTGTCCGGCGGCATGGCGGGACTTTCCACCCCCGCATGGGCGCAGGGACTGAAGGCCCGGATTTCCCAGGAAGGAAAAACCGTCACCCTGCACCTCAGGACGAACGGGCAACCGGTTCCGGAAGATTCCGTTTATTTCTTCTGCGACCAGGGGGAAATCAACCCCACCACTCCCCAGACCTTCAAAAAACTGAATGGCTCCAACTACGAGCTGGCCATGCAGTACAATGACACCACGGACGGCCTTTACCCCAACAACCTGCCGGAAGCGGACAAAGGAAAACCGCTGGCCAGCCTTTCCGGCATCCTGCGCGCAGGGAAGGAAGGCGTCAGCATCACGGCGGACAACCGCCCCTTTTCCGAGGGAGCGCAGGCGGCGGCAACAGCCGCGGAAGCCTCCCCCGCGTCTTCCGGACCCGTTCCCGCGCCGCCGCTGATGGGACTGGGGGAAATCATGTTCTTCATGTTCATCGGCGGCATCATCCTGAACGTCATGCCGTGCGTCTTCCCGGTAATCGGCCTCAAGATCATGAGCTTCGTCCAGCTGGGAGGGGGGGAACGGAAAAAAGTGCTGGCCCACTCCCTGACCTTCGTGCTGGGCATCCTGATCTCCTTCTGGATCATTACGGCCATCCTGATTGCGCTGAAAGCGAACATGTTCGACTGGGGCGCCCCTGCGGGACCCGGCATTTTCAGCAGTGAATTCTGGCTGGGCCACGGCGCGGAAGGCGTTGTGAACTGGGCCTTCTGGTTTGAAAACCCCTGGGTGAACTTCTGCCTGCTGGGCCTGATGCTCGCCATGGGGCTGAGCATGTTCGGTGTTTTTGAAATAGGCGTCAAGGCCACCACCATGGGCAACGACCTCCAGCACCAGAAGGGCTATGCCGGCTCCTTCT is a window from the Akkermansia massiliensis genome containing:
- a CDS encoding ABC transporter ATP-binding protein — encoded protein: MSSPVISVTRLKRSFKSGSEDIAVLKDISLTVNQGEFVAVMGASGSGKSTLLNVLGGLLPPDSGTVTVDGLDLGSMSDAALTVYRRDRVGFIFQMFNLVGTLNVEENILLPSLAGGKKVASSTLDTMIEKVGLSHRRHAMPDTLSGGEQQRVAIARALVSGPALVLADEPTGNLDSENTRLMGDLFRDLHRTQGCAFVLVTHAPDVAMWADRVIVLKDGRIVDDRPTAEFAGPVELSSFYERTLNDAL
- a CDS encoding TonB-dependent receptor, translating into MNTPRRRRQGRGLHRAAAIGSLLVLGQSAYAETKPAAAEEGVQEMPERVMTIRSKSLRAETVSSATLTNMKTEEVPQTVNVITRDLMDSKGSDSLVEALRMDSSVNTGGDMLLSRTADQYTIRGFAGTDVQIGNMPLPRGMGYGMDTSLIENIEIVKGPIGSISGGQTSTLGAYGAGGSINLILKAPDFEERTELTAYARLSHHGQKYRVTIDDTRYRGNETDGFALRTVVAAEYERPFWLSNGANGGQKYTVSPIFRWQHDSRTKTVLTTSFQYQNSPTTMGIPVLGGHFVGPYDAWYGSPSGRLNAKSLLAMLDFERKLEKVWTIRIGGGMGYSDVDYNVWGISSSAGRGMSTEDYYNQMIASGKAKYEAAWSDEWNINWNFYSNALAEFKTGQVEHEALMGVSYTGSSTYGDGSSLVTNATANTNGYFSLYNPPPFFPAGRDYSGANATDTVVQRAGVLLQDVLSYGQWRFLAGVRGDAHFSLDNNYAFAWSPRFGITRMFGERVALFANAARTSAPNFGYLDENGKELTDSWRTDQMEFGFRVSPVDKVWFSASWFDIIQNNTPVAIDGYTNRYYSDGSKRAEGVELSLNGEITKNWSSYLSYTYTRTKNRTSGEVYPTIAPNALALWQKYRIDGGLLNGTVLGLGYRCKDSYYATFRGAKIADNYTIPSYSVFDFTVEIPLPETKWLKDATLRLAVYNIFDKKYVQSTRHAVQCTVGEPRTFEVGVKTAF
- a CDS encoding prephenate dehydrogenase yields the protein MSEASRKQLSFSSVAILGPGLLGGSLALAVRKQLPHVHVRLWGRREEPLEYARSSGAAHAASTRLEEVVEGADLVVLATPVGVMSRLVSGMLPLLKPGVLVTDVGSVKGCVHQSVGSALTETGVAFIGSHPMAGSEKQGMEHASGELFRDATCILTNDEHVHEDMLLLLQRFWERVGCHCIRMKAADHDSSVARISHIPHALSALCVHTALDGGDVKLLGLVSAGGFRDTTRVSMGEPSMWAEILTENAPAVLDRLDEALSQLGEVRNRLASGDKEALRKWLKAAAESRAQALGL
- a CDS encoding MFS transporter, whose protein sequence is MPSKKEWRGFYSLILIQAQNAFNEKAAQFLLIPLGVWLAANSAVYGPDSWVNSLQYILACIFVLPYILFSPFVGWLADCFCKARIIQFMSFLQILVLGAMFLCYKYENIEMAVFWFCVFSVQATILSPAKKGVVKDMVGSRQLGYASGLMEMSLILSMLAAQIGIFVWFDILQVSSNDGWEAAAFPTLILTCIAVPVAIAALSLPRYPANQTRKFEWKLFYEHFVQLKYLWSQRDLRLSEIGVSYFWFLAGALMLISLQIAQEHPIDGTGFSMSAAILMAWLSGGTVVGGVIASIICRKKIELGLIPLGAIGFTIGCIFLSFFAPGSLPSNIGFGITGAFAAAYLVPLNAHLQDNCDPSNRSTVIAAGNLMDCLMGLVAVGFQLMLRNIFSIQNQFWVLAALGVVITIVAFRLIPREFIRMMGLWIMRIVYRSRIIHQDRIPEDGGAIIVSNHVTYGDALFLSLICPRPIRFIVAEEFVAIRWLGWILELFNCLPISSRNPRESLSKAIQALKAGEVICIFPEGQLTRTGTLCAARRGLEMLAKKSRCPIVPIYMDELWGSIFSYSGNRFFSKAPLHVPYRFTAAIGEPIAPDAVNPRIVINTLRELSSTCLEIAASIGRDTILNHLERIAHKPLVLAKNARLTGYEIAECLMNDTVEADHPELRKWLATLLDSSRSQSRLCDFWMNAQQLERVNSLQPRELLLTSVGHDEVHETVASVLWPILTSTPVYLISDGDHSMPEGIKQVTGSDFLRRRLYSLVPETRTPFYDFSGSGDLVLPNIGWRPCFATDRGIILAMSMKRSVFKLDDGTVQLGMRARTRGRLLPGFYLNPPLSNVIAGATLPTPYSLPPNLYLDESGFLAELQSSNHEQ
- a CDS encoding deoxycytidylate deaminase; its protein translation is MNSNSSSRLPIPQYVMTLAHAAALRSEDPYRKVGAAALDADNRVIGTAYNGLYPGFKAQDTFWASRDERQKYMLHAEINLCSLFRRGEAKVVACTTMPCTSCMQALCAHGVKTIYYCEPYDKSEAPAIASLYGVELIQVTDYPLSQHFPLVLDC
- a CDS encoding OsmC family protein, with the translated sequence MVKTKTTYEGGLHCSMVHEPSGAKLSTDAPVDNNGKGESFSPTDLVGAALAGCMSTIMGIVAERKGIKLEGMTVEVGKHMNADPRRIGKLEVVITVPLPADHPDRKLLEQAALSCPVKHSLHPDIEVPITWNWVG
- a CDS encoding protein-disulfide reductase DsbD family protein, whose amino-acid sequence is MRNFLKAAAVSLGIFAGGAGTGAAQDFGAMNFGGAGDFGTPQASGTSKATVTSYGETPFVIVTELTLPDHWHVYYKNPGTVGLPMEAAFKAVPGFRVEGPFWQIPELGKGLVDFYGYSGKAKMAFRVTPEKDAPAETTFTTTMTWQMCAEQCAAPETKDFSVTLKRGDGQAAPDAAELSGGMAGLSTPAWAQGLKARISQEGKTVTLHLRTNGQPVPEDSVYFFCDQGEINPTTPQTFKKLNGSNYELAMQYNDTTDGLYPNNLPEADKGKPLASLSGILRAGKEGVSITADNRPFSEGAQAAATAAEASPASSGPVPAPPLMGLGEIMFFMFIGGIILNVMPCVFPVIGLKIMSFVQLGGGERKKVLAHSLTFVLGILISFWIITAILIALKANMFDWGAPAGPGIFSSEFWLGHGAEGVVNWAFWFENPWVNFCLLGLMLAMGLSMFGVFEIGVKATTMGNDLQHQKGYAGSFWSGALATVISTPCSAPFLGQAIGAAMLQPPLGIVLCLTMMGLGMSLPYIILGAFPVLTKYLPKPGAWMESFKQSMSFLMFGTAAYFLWIYIAFFDADNHPQDILFLFFGLVLFSMAFWVYGRWCPMYRSRKSRITGGVFFVIFLLAGLYYMLPPEGAAWFGRGADSGTADSSAATAPARQAEGSVWTPWSPEAMQAALKEGKPVYVDFTARWCSTCQVNKASYTDEVLAAFRKYGIVMMKADKTRTNPAIDQELKNLGRTAVPVNALYLPGKKPIVTRELLSPSYLLEFLETEMDR